Proteins from a genomic interval of Desulfomonilaceae bacterium:
- the ahbC gene encoding 12,18-didecarboxysiroheme deacetylase, producing MIGVSKLYCGAVEASDPLRYGRMSKDLPSHLLQFSKDKKPVVVWNVTQRCNLKCVHCYSRSEDKSYKNELTTDEGINLLNDLAEFGSPVILFSGGEPLIRPDILSLIKHATASGMRAVLSTNGTLIDTTMASKLKDMGLSYVGISLDGLDQVHDAFRGVPGTYVRVLKAIQNCRTAGLKVGLRFTINKRNFKEIAGIFDLVEQERIPRICFYHLVYTGRGADLINEDLDHDQTRSVVDLIVDRTAALHDKGMNVEVLTVDNHADGPYIYLRLLQEDPERAKQVLDLLLMNEGNNSGRGIGCVSWDGSVHADQFWRHQSFGNIRTRPFSQIWTDPNDELLRKLKVKKDFVKGRCASCQWLSICGGNFRVRAEAVTGDIWASDPACYLTDQEIGLS from the coding sequence ATGATCGGCGTATCAAAACTATACTGCGGCGCGGTCGAGGCGTCGGACCCCCTGCGGTACGGACGGATGTCCAAAGACTTACCATCGCATCTACTCCAATTCTCCAAGGACAAGAAGCCCGTTGTGGTTTGGAACGTAACCCAGAGATGCAATCTCAAATGTGTTCATTGCTATTCCCGCTCGGAAGACAAGAGCTATAAAAACGAACTTACTACAGACGAGGGGATTAATCTTCTCAATGATCTGGCTGAGTTTGGATCTCCGGTGATATTGTTCTCAGGTGGGGAACCTCTTATCAGACCTGACATACTTTCATTGATAAAACACGCCACGGCCTCTGGGATGAGGGCGGTTCTGTCGACAAACGGCACGTTGATAGACACGACGATGGCGTCGAAACTCAAAGATATGGGCTTGTCGTATGTGGGCATCAGCCTGGACGGACTGGACCAGGTTCATGACGCGTTCAGAGGGGTTCCCGGAACATACGTCCGGGTTCTCAAAGCCATACAAAATTGCCGGACGGCCGGTTTGAAGGTGGGGCTGCGTTTCACAATCAATAAGCGTAACTTCAAGGAGATAGCCGGGATATTTGATCTGGTGGAACAAGAGCGGATACCACGAATATGCTTTTATCATCTCGTCTATACCGGTCGTGGAGCTGATCTCATCAACGAAGATCTTGATCATGATCAAACCAGATCGGTGGTCGATCTTATTGTAGACCGAACCGCAGCCTTGCATGATAAGGGGATGAATGTCGAAGTACTGACCGTGGATAATCACGCCGACGGACCCTATATTTATCTGAGGCTATTGCAAGAGGATCCTGAAAGAGCCAAACAGGTTCTAGATCTGCTCCTCATGAACGAAGGCAATAATTCCGGACGGGGCATAGGTTGTGTTTCGTGGGACGGTTCTGTCCACGCTGATCAATTCTGGCGCCATCAAAGCTTCGGAAATATTCGGACCCGGCCATTTAGTCAGATATGGACTGATCCAAACGATGAGTTGCTCCGGAAATTAAAGGTAAAAAAGGATTTCGTTAAGGGCCGTTGCGCATCTTGTCAGTGGTTGAGTATCTGTGGCGGAAATTTCAGAGTGCGCGCTGAAGCGGTGACCGGGGACATTTGGGCTTCAGATCCAGCTTGCTATCTTACAGACCAGGAAATCGGGCTGAGTTAG
- a CDS encoding NUDIX hydrolase, giving the protein MKTEFVCPKCGSTTLVYRNPLPTVDIIIRIQGGFILIKRKNPPFGWALPGGFVDYGESVENAAVREAKEETSLDITDLKLLGVYSAPERDPRRHTISTVFTARGHGAPEAGDDAIQIQVFNKDILPKELAFDHLKILQDFFSSGY; this is encoded by the coding sequence ATGAAAACTGAATTTGTTTGTCCGAAATGCGGTTCCACCACGCTGGTTTACAGGAATCCCTTACCTACGGTGGATATCATAATCAGGATCCAGGGCGGATTCATTCTAATCAAGAGAAAAAATCCACCCTTCGGTTGGGCTTTGCCCGGAGGATTTGTAGATTACGGAGAATCGGTTGAAAACGCAGCAGTGCGGGAAGCCAAAGAGGAAACATCACTCGACATTACGGATCTGAAACTGTTGGGGGTGTACTCCGCTCCTGAAAGAGACCCAAGGCGCCACACTATCTCAACGGTGTTTACGGCGCGAGGCCACGGCGCCCCTGAAGCAGGGGACGACGCAATTCAAATCCAGGTTTTTAACAAGGATATTCTTCCAAAAGAATTGGCTTTTGATCACTTGAAAATCTTGCAGGATTTTTTCAGTTCCGGTTATTAA
- a CDS encoding bifunctional nuclease family protein, protein MKSDKSFKEMTISSIASDSRNMQPVVVLREKSGDRELYIWIGPVEAMALQRAIAKEVFQRPLTHELMRNVIEKTGAHIEHIEIDDLKDHTYYATIYLKTADSKLVTIDARPSDSLVLATWAGVPIFVNEVVIEGMTSIEQLEDNKTKMVLTQEDVEKTDEELTKILERMNPDDIGNA, encoded by the coding sequence ATGAAATCGGATAAGAGCTTCAAAGAGATGACTATTAGCAGCATAGCCTCAGATTCGAGGAACATGCAACCAGTGGTGGTCCTTCGGGAAAAAAGCGGGGACAGAGAGTTGTACATCTGGATAGGCCCCGTTGAAGCTATGGCTCTTCAAAGGGCCATTGCCAAGGAAGTCTTCCAAAGACCATTGACACATGAATTAATGCGAAACGTCATTGAAAAGACAGGGGCGCACATTGAGCATATTGAAATAGATGATCTCAAAGATCACACATATTACGCGACAATTTACTTGAAAACAGCGGACTCAAAGTTGGTAACAATAGACGCCAGGCCATCGGATTCTCTCGTATTGGCTACTTGGGCCGGAGTTCCAATTTTTGTTAATGAAGTCGTAATCGAGGGCATGACTAGCATCGAGCAACTAGAAGACAACAAGACTAAAATGGTCCTTACTCAGGAAGATGTCGAAAAAACCGACGAAGAACTCACTAAGATATTGGAAAGAATGAATCCGGACGACATTGGAAACGCCTAA
- a CDS encoding TIM barrel protein: MLYGGHVRNLDDIEFLRDYHFDFGEVILDGPDSRVYWGDMYAPRVNGREFHLIAHGPREGDPNSLDNLLKNYCPSLEATIDTTVRIGANFLTAHLWMDPRFVSAKLLQEKKSAFERLFAYAHERKVILSLENLSESAADIEFTLSNIPRGSITLDIGHGQLLTTTNRAFDIIERLASKVRHVHIHDNSGGNGVKDDLHLPVGDGIIDFEGIIRSLLSSGYDNTMTLELKPHELDVSRKKLNQIVDYVRADLVA; the protein is encoded by the coding sequence ATGTTATATGGTGGCCATGTCCGAAACCTGGACGACATTGAGTTCCTCAGAGATTATCATTTTGATTTCGGTGAGGTTATTCTTGATGGTCCTGATTCGCGAGTCTACTGGGGTGACATGTATGCCCCCCGTGTCAACGGCCGAGAGTTTCATCTTATCGCTCATGGACCTCGTGAAGGCGACCCAAATAGCCTCGACAATTTGTTGAAAAATTATTGTCCTTCTCTCGAAGCTACGATAGATACGACCGTCAGGATAGGGGCCAATTTTTTGACGGCGCATTTGTGGATGGATCCCAGGTTTGTGTCTGCGAAGCTATTGCAGGAGAAAAAAAGCGCTTTCGAACGTCTTTTTGCCTACGCACACGAAAGAAAGGTGATCCTCAGCCTCGAAAATCTTTCAGAATCTGCGGCTGATATCGAGTTTACCTTGTCGAATATCCCACGCGGTTCCATAACGCTGGATATCGGTCATGGTCAGTTGCTGACGACAACCAATAGAGCTTTCGATATAATTGAGCGGCTGGCTTCAAAAGTGCGCCATGTCCACATTCATGACAACTCCGGCGGAAATGGGGTAAAAGATGACCTGCATTTACCGGTCGGAGATGGTATTATAGATTTCGAGGGTATTATAAGATCTCTCTTGTCGTCAGGATACGACAATACGATGACCCTGGAACTCAAGCCTCATGAACTCGATGTTTCCAGAAAAAAGTTGAATCAAATTGTCGATTATGTCCGGGCCGATTTAGTGGCCTAA
- the groES gene encoding co-chaperone GroES, whose product MKFRPLYDRVLVERVESEEVTKGGIILPDTAKEKPQQGKIIAVGKGKKGDDGKIIPLELKAGDTVLFGKYSGSEIKVEGVEYLIMREDDILGIVD is encoded by the coding sequence ATGAAATTTCGTCCTCTTTATGATCGAGTCCTCGTTGAGAGGGTGGAATCTGAGGAAGTTACCAAAGGTGGCATAATTCTGCCTGACACCGCCAAAGAGAAACCACAGCAGGGCAAAATCATCGCAGTAGGCAAGGGTAAAAAGGGCGATGACGGTAAAATCATTCCCCTGGAACTCAAAGCAGGCGATACAGTGCTGTTTGGCAAGTATTCAGGTTCCGAAATCAAGGTCGAAGGCGTTGAATACCTAATTATGCGTGAAGACGACATTCTCGGCATCGTTGATTAA